The genomic DNA actacagccccctactgtaacagcactactctactgcactgttactacagccccctattgtaacagcactactctactgcactgttactacagacccctactgtaacagcactattctactgcactgttactacagccccctactgtaacagcactactctactgcactgttactacagccccctactgtaacagcactattctactgcactgttactacagacccctactgtaacagcactactctactgcactgttactacagccccctattgtaacagcactactctactgcactgttactacagacccctactgtaacagcactattctactgcactgttactacagccccctactgtaacagcactactctactgcactgttactacaaccccctactgtaacagcacttctctactgcactgttactacagccccctactgtaacagcactattctactgcactgttactacagccccctattggaacagcactactctactgcactgttactacaaccccctactgtaacagcactactctactgcactgttactacagccccctactgtaacaccACTagtctactgcactgttactacagccccctattgtaacagcactactctactgcactgttactacagccccctactgtaacagcactattctactgcactgttactacagccccctattggaacagcactactctactgcactgttactacaaccccctactgtaacagcactactctactgcactgttactacagccccctactgtaacaccACTagtctactgcactgttactacagccccctattgtaacagcactattctactgcacggttactacagccccctactgtaacagcactattctactgcactgttactacagacccctattgtaacagcactactctactgcacggttactacagccccctactgtaacagcactattctactgcactgttactacagacccctactgtaacagcactactctactgcactgttactacagccccctattgtaacagcactactctactgcactgttactacagacccctactgtaacagcactattctactgcactgttaatacagccccctactgtaacagcactactctactgcactgttactacaaccccctactgtaacagcactactctactgcactgttactacagcccccctactgtaacagcactattctactgcactgttactacagccccctattggaacagcactactctactgcactgttactacaaccCCCTACTGAAACaacactactctactgcactgttactacaaccccctactgtaacagcactactctactgcactgttactatagccccctattgtaacagcactactctactgcactgttactacagccccctattgtaacagcactattctactgcactgttactacagccccctactgtaacagcactattctactgcactgttactacagccccctactgtaacagcactattctactgcacggttactacagacccctactgtaacagcactattctactgcactgttactacagacccctactgtaacagcactactctactgcactgttactacagacccctattgtaacagcactactctactgcactgttactacagcaccctattgtaacagcactactctactgcactgttactacagcaccctactgtaacagcactattctactgcactgttactacagtcccctattgtaacagcactattctactgcactgttactacagccccctactgtaacagcactactctactgcactgttactacagccccctattgtaacagcactattctactgcactgttactacagccccctattgtaacagcactactctactgcactgttactacagccccctattgtaacagcactattctactgcactgttactacagccttattgtaacagcactattctactgcactgttactacaacccctattggaacagcactactctactgcactgttactacagccccctattgtatcagcactactctactgcactgttactacagccccctattgtaacagcactattctactgcactgttactacagccccctactgtaacagcactactctactgcactgttactacagacccctactgtaacagcactattctactgcacggttactacagacccctactgtaacagcactattctactgcactgttactacagccccctactgtaacagcactactctactgcactgttactacagccccctattgtaacagcactactctactgcactgttactacagacccctattgtaacagcattattctactgcactgttactacagccttattgtaacagcactattctactgcactgttactacagccccctattgtaacagcaatattctactgcactgttactacagccttattgtaacagcactattctactgcactgttactacaacccctattggaacagcactactctactgcactgttactacagccccctattgtatcagcactactctactgcactgttactacagccccctattgtaacagcactattctactgcactgttactaccgccttattgtaacagcactattctactgcactgttactacagccccctattgtaacagcactattctactgcactgttactacagccccctactgtaacagcactactctactgcactgttactacaaccccctattgtaacagcactactctactgcactgttactacagccccctattgtaacagcactactctactgcactgttactacagccccctactgtaacagcactactctactgcactgttactacagccccctattgtaacagcactattctactgcactgttactacagccccctactgtaacagcactactctactgcactgttactacaaccccctattgtaacagcactactctactgcactgttactacagccccctattgtaacagcactattctactgcactgttactacagactcctattggaacagcactactctactgcactgttactacagccccctattgtaacagcactactctactgcactgttactacagacccctattgtaacagcactattttaCTACACTATGgaaatattttttctcttcttcgTTTCCCTTCCTCTTTTCCTCCCCTACTTTCTCCGTCTCTACATTCAAACTTTATATCGCTACATTACaagattatatacatatatactatataaaataatatacagaaTAACGGAAGTCTGGGGACACAGTTCTGTGGACTTGCACTTTGCGACATCAGTGCATCTGCGGACAGATACAGGAAGTGCAGTGTAATTACTCAGTCCGATGCTATGAAACCTGAATGTTACTACAGATCCTGCTGCACACgcacatcacatcacatcacacgCATCACATCACTACAAATACACGCGTTTCACTCACCGCAGCAGCCAGTGACTCGGAGGAGAAACTTCTCTACAGACTTAACGTCAGAATCGATCCCTTATTGGCATGAGTTCTGGGGAGACTCAATAGATCAATGATCCGTGTAAAGCACACTTTATCTTGTGTGTTTTGATCAATTGCACTGAATAAAGGCGTGCATGAGCAGATCACCGTTGTCAAACGCGGAAGCGACGACGACCCGCATCACGTGATGCCGTCATGTGCAGCCGCCTGGACCGCGAGCACGGCCCTCGTCATGTGACAGCGAGGGTGAGGCCGGCTCGCTCGCTGCCATGTTGGCTGAGGGCACCGCGCGTCTGCATCACTGTTTCCTCTGTTTCTATGGTTGGTAGTTTGTTGTGACGAGAGTAGGGCGAACTGCTGAAGCCAAGCAGGAGGCCGCCATGACAGGAGATTTTTGGGGAATATTGTTAGGCGCATGATGTGAGAGATTGACATTTTTATTTcgctatctgtctgtgtgtccccTCCCCTGTCGCTCTGCATGTGCTTATTTCTAAATATTTACTGATGGCTGACTGACTTactgacacattgactgacTTTTAGCTACTTTAAAAACTACTGTGGGGAAAAAGACTAAAGCTACTTTCTAAGCTGGTTTTAATGTTGCATATATATGAACACCTTGAAATGACAAATACAATCTAGCAGAAACAACAGCAGGTATTTTACACTGGTTTCACTCCAGGAAATCAAATCCTTCACACAAAGGCACGGTCTGACGAAGCCGACTTTGGGAGACGTTGTGAAATGTCAACGACCTATAATTCTCATCTCCCAGCTGGGAGCTCAAGTTGAGGCGACAGCACAACATTTCAATTGGAGGCTTCTCAGCAGACCTGACAGTACGACTTTCTTGGGTTTACGAATTAGAGACAGATCAGCTCAGTTTTCCAACCCCCTCCCAGAGAAAATATGTATCTAATCTTTTCTTGCCCCCTCCCAccaaaaaaacagaagtgttgCAAGTAGCTGTTTTGCCCTGAAATTAAAGTAACTCACATGTAGCCAACTATTccccagcactgacacactgacacacagacagacacactgacacacctcTCTCTGACCAGTCTGTAcctgtctgcatgtgtgtcCTTGTGGAAACACACCTGGCTACCCGTCAGCCAATCACGCGCGGGTCCCCAGGTACACTTCCTGTCTGACACGCTGATCAAGGAATGCAAGGAGAGCGACAGGCAGAGAGGGAGAAACAGAGCGAAAGAGAGAGAataggagagaaagagagacgggATTTATAACAGAATCACTGACTgacaaactgactgactgactggacattacagTACATTGACACAGCACTCActgagttatatatatatatatatatatagagagagagagagagagacagctagagggacagacaggcagagaacaagagagggagagacagaggggggaGGAGAGACACAGGCAGTCAAATTATGTTCAGGCTTGTTCAGGGAATTTGAAGGTAGACACAGGCAGGGAGAGAAGGGGGAAGGTCAGAGGGAgcaggagggaggaggggagggtgtgtTGTGTAGTGGTACGCAGCTAAAGGTGCAGATAagataaagagagagggagagagagaagacacTCAGGTGAGTAAATTCAGTTTTCTCACTCGTTCCTTGGGCTCCTTCGTTCTTATTCTTTCTGTTTCGCTctcatttttttcttgtttctcttCTATTTctctgtttcttcttttctctcacttaatgttaatgtgctgtagtgttcagtcagtcagtcagtgttaatgtgctgtagtgtccagtcagtcagtcagtgttaatgtactgtagtgtccagtcagtcagtgttaatgtgctgtagtgtccagtcagtcagtgttaatgtgctgtagtgtccagtcagtcagtcagtgttaatgtgctgtagtgttcagtcagtcagtcagtgttaatgtactgtagtgtccagtcagtcagtgttaatgtgctgtagtgtccagtcagtcagtgttaatgtgctgtagtgtccagtcagtcagtgttaatgtactgtagtgtccagtcagtcagtcagtgttaatgtgctgtagtgtccagtcagtcagtgttaatgtgctgtagtgtccagtcagtcagtcagtgttaatgtgctgtagtgttcagtcagtcagtcagtgttaatgtactgtagtgtccagtcagtcagtgttaatgtgctgtagtgtccagtcagtcagtcagtgttaatgtactgtagtgtccagtcagtcagtgttaatgtgctgtagtgtccagtcagtcagtgttaatgtgctgtagtgtccagtcagtcagtgttaatgtgctgtagtgtccagtcagtcagtgttaatgtgctgtagtgtccagtcagtcagtcagtgttaatgtgctgtagtgtccagttagtcagtgttaatggactgtagtgtccagtcagtcagtgttaatgtgctgtagtgtccagtcagtcagtgttaatgtgctgtagtgtccagtcagtcagtgttaatgtactgtagtgtccagtcagtcagtgttaatgtgctgtagtgtccagtcagtcagtgttaatgtgctgtagtgtccagtcagtcagtgttaatgtactgtagtgtccagtcagtcagtcagtgttaatgtgctgtagtgtccagtcagtcagtgttaatgtgctgtagtgtccagtcagtcagtcagtgttaatgtgctgtagtgttcagtcagtcagtcagtgttaatgtactgtagtgtccagtcagtcagtgttaatgtgctgtagtgtccagtcagtcagtcagtgttaatgtactgtagtgtccagtcagtcagtgttaatgtgctgtagtgtccagtcagtcagtgttaatgtgctgtagtgtccagtcagtcagtgttaatgtgctgtagtgtccagtcagtcagtgttaatgtgctgtagtgtccagtcagtcagtcagtgttaatgtgctgtagtgtccagttagtcagtgttaatggactgtagtgtccagtcagtcagtgttaatgtgctgtagtgtccagtcagtcagtgttaatgtgctgtagtgtccagtcagtcagtgttaatgtgctgtagtgtccagtcagtcagtgttaatgtgctgtagtgtccagtcagtcagtgttaatgtgctgtagtgtccagtcagtcagtcagtgttaatgtgctatagtgtccagtcagtcagtcagtgttaatgtgctgtagtgtccagtcagtcagtgttaatgtgctgtagtgtccagtgagtcagtgttaatgtactgtagtgtccagtcagtcagtcagtgttaatgtactgtaatgtccagtcagtcagtcagtgttaatgtgctgtagtgtccagtcagtcagtgttaatgtatttaAGTTCACCTCCCAGATATCCTTGCATCTCTGTCATAGTTGGAGTCAATGTGAAAGCCAATGTGATGCATTAAGGTACAGACGTGGCCACAAGTATTGGTacctttttttaaaaagcacactGAACTTTTCTCAGAACTAAGTAGAAATTGACGAAGGTATTTGGTATCTaccattctttatttcacattcaatagaacagaaactttgcttttgatttatgacgtaacatattactttaagtagtaaaacaaatgagaatggcatggacaaaagtattgggacccttaacctaatatttaattgcacagcctttagagacaataactgcaatcaagCACCATCTGTAGCTCTGAATGAGATTTCTAAACGTCTCCACTGGTAGTTTAGCCCACTCGTTTTGAGCAAACCTCTACAgttctctcaggtttgatggatGCCTTTTGCCAACTGtgagtttcagctctttccacagatgttcaatgggatttagatcaggactcataaaAGACCACTTCAGAATGgtccaatgttttcttctcatacaTTCCTGGGTGCTTTTTGaggtgtgttttgggtcattatcctgctggaggacccatgacctgcgactgagacgcagctttctgacactgggctgtaCGTTTCACTccaaaatgccttgatagtcttttgATTTCATCGCACCCTGCAtggattcaaggcaccctgtgccataGGCAGCAAAGCAACCCCAAAACATCACAGAGCCTCCTCCGtgtttcacggtagggatggtgttcttttctttgaaaaacatttttttttcctgtaaacatggagttgttgtgatttaccaaaaagctctacttttgtttaatctgtccaaaggacattctcccagaaggactgtggcTCGTCCACATGCATTTTGGCAACCTCCAGTCaggcttttttatgtttctctcttagagagaggtcttctaccatggagctcattttcattcagacagcGACGGATTGTGCGACTTGAAACTGTTGCACCTCGAGCTTGAACGTCGTCTTTGATCTGTTTTGAGGCTTTCCTTGGTTCTTTCTCCACCATTTGAACAATCCCTTCGTCATTCTTGGGtacattttcctcttgcggccacaTCCAGGGATGTTGGCTAAAGTCCCATGGGCcttaaacttcttaataatatatacaacagtgctcacaggaatatcaagctctttagagatggtctatgcttggctattaccttctttctaacctcctcagacaactctccggttttccttctcttttccatgtccaGTGTGATACACACAGTGACAGTTCTTCTCacagtttgtttgctttgttccactgcaaaccaaagacatgcaggtatggatgacaaaagatcttttcatttcaacacttttcagggtgaatggtgcattatttgaataaaatgcaagggtaccaatactttcggcCACATCTGAACATGTGGTGTTCATGCTGAAATATAtgaagatctctctctctctctctctctctctctctctctcttccatttTCTTCCACAAGGGGTTGAGTGCTGGACGATGTTGTTATGGGAACCAAGCGGTACAGTTGGCTGCTTCCTGGTTTCCTGGCCAGTCTCGAGGACCACCACCTCCTCCTGAAGTCCATTAGCCGAGAGCCGAGCCCGAGGGGCGGGGCCAGAGCCGCCAGGGGGGAGAATGAGGGAGACAGACAGGTTGTAATGGatagggagaggaagagggagcgagagagggagagggagagggagcgagagagggagaggcaacGGGGGGTgggagagacacagaggacaagacagagagggggagaggtggagagagagagggagaggcaacAGAAAGAGAGGCACAATGTGCGGGAGAGAGAGCCGGAGGGCCGAGTGACGgagcaagagagggagggacgGAGGCAGAGACAGCAACAGAGAGAgcggaggagggagagagggacagagggagggagtacATGGACCGGGAGAGGAGTGACAACCATGGAccgagagggatggagagagatggagagggagcgagggagggagggagaggcgaGCATTGTCAACACCTTCCCAAGAACTCAAAAGGGAGATGGAGTGATGGAGAGAGGGGAGGTGAGAGGGATGCAGAGACGACTGGAGAAGCAGAGAGTAGTGGAGGATGTGGAGCAGGAGGGGaagcagggggagagagagagagagagaacgatgcagagagagagacaacgatacagagagactgagagggagagggagcggtACAGAGAGAGTccgaaggagagggagagagagagactgagagagacggATGGAGTGAGACGgagtgagggagaaagagagagaaggagggaggcagAGATGGGTAAAGACCATCACAAGAGAGAGCGGGAACGAGAGAGAagactgagagaaagagagagagagggaggaaggtaccgagagagggagggtaaggaaggagagagagagagagagagagagcgagagggagttAGAGGACGAGGCAGAGAGCTTGATGGAcgtagtgagagagagggagagagggagagggagctgagcggaaggagagaaggagagagagatgtaaCGATAGAacgagagagaagaggaggcgAGTGGTGGGTcccagagagagagtggggggagggagagaggaggggagagagagagaggaggagagagggaaggagggagagttacacccagagcgagggagagggagagaaacagagggagaggtggagagagGAAGATAGGGAAAGACACACCCAGAGTGAAGGAGAGCAAGAGGGGGAAGGAagtaaagagagggagaggaagaggcagagagagggagagaggcagagataCACTACAAGTCAAGgaaaggtagagagagagagggagagtaatagggagaggaggagagagggagggaggcagagatACACCACAAgcgaaggagaaggagagagggagagggagaggtggagagagggagggaggcagagatACACCCATAgtgaaggagagggagaaggagagagggagaggctaAGAGAGGTAGAGAGGCAGATATACACTACAAGTGAAGGAAAGGTACTGGGAgaaaaggagagggagaggaagagagagggagggaggcagagatACACCACAAGTGAAGtagaggcagagggagaacgggagagggagaggtggagagatggagagaggcaTAGATACACCCATAgtgaaggagagggagaaggagagagagagaggaagaggaggacagATGAAGGGACACAGAGATACACCCATAgcgatggagagggagagaagtggGAAGGGAgaacgagagagggagagaaggaggaggaggagtgtgagCAAGTGAGGGGATGCATTGTTCAGGAGCAGCTGTCTGTTGAGGATGGGTTTGTCACTGTGTCCAgtggaggagaggaagaggaggagaaaggAGAGCGggatgagggagagagagagggggaggaagaggTGTTGCAGGAGGAGACGTTCAAGGACTGCATGGAATTCTGGGAGGAACCTGGAGGAGTGAGCGAGAGGGAGGGGGGcggggagagggagacagagagaggccaagaggagagggagacagagacccagagagagagggatggaggggaagagaaggagggggagggggaggagcaAAGACAGGTAAaaaggaaggaggaggaggacacaAGAGGAGAGAGGCCCAAGATCACAGTGTTCTGTGTGATTGGACAAACTCAGCACAGGAGATCAAGGAAGACACTGCCACCCAGAGGGCTGGAGGAGGAACTGCAGCCACacagagagggtgagagagcgGGAAGACTTTACTGTATTGATTTGGTATTATTTCCTTTACTGTACCTGTAAATGCTTTGacaacacttgtgtaaacttgtgtaaatgagagggagggagggagggaaatgAGAGGgggaatagagagagagaggggaagggggaAGAAAAGATGGGAGGGATGGAGCTCATTcagggaggggggagagggagggaaagagattagGGAGGAAggaagagggaggggagggagagagtgaaacagaggggagagagggagggagctcATTAGGCCAGACCAATTAAAAACCTCAATCTCTTCTTTTCGCCTCACAGGGGTCCTCGTGGCTGGTGGTGTGGTTGGCCAGGGAGATGCCTGTCTGGAACCGTGTCCCTCAGGACCCTATTCAGACACAACAGAGGGCCAGAACAACCTGGGGGGAGATGCATGCTGGGATACTGGAGGTCACAATGGGACGGCAGAGAGAGATAGCGAGAATTGTACCGGAGCACCGAGGGAGAGCAGGGAGGAGacggggagcgagagagagggagagcgagagctCGGACATAGAGACTCTGATGCacagagggacagggagagcgagagacagactGACCATGGAGAGCTCAACACAGACAGAGAGTCTACATACTCCGCAGAGAGAGGGCgaggaggggaggaggagggagagtccCAGGGGACTGAGGGCAACAGAGACAGAGGGCAGGAGATGGGTGGAGACACAGAGgtccacagagagagggagggagagggcggTGCTGCAGGAACAGAAggagagcgggagagagagagagacacaagttATAGagacctgtactgtatataccaCAGACAAGCAGACACTGATAGTCAAGGAAGTGACAGCCAGGCCCGTAGCAGCAGTAATGCTAATGGAAATAACAGtagtattaattttaatattgatgGTAATGACAGTAACAGGAGATGCATAGGAGAGATGGACACTGTATCTCTAATAGGACAGACACACTCGAACTGTGAGGCATTAGTACctgagaaggagg from Amia ocellicauda isolate fAmiCal2 chromosome 1, fAmiCal2.hap1, whole genome shotgun sequence includes the following:
- the arhgef5 gene encoding trichohyalin isoform X1, with amino-acid sequence MGTKRYSWLLPGFLASLEDHHLLLKSISREPSPRGGARAARGENEGDRQVVMDRERKRERERERERERERERQRGVGETQRTRQRGGEVERERERQQKERHNVREREPEGRVTEQEREGRRQRQQQRERRRERGTEGGSTWTGRGVTTMDREGWREMERERGREGEASIVNTFPRTQKGDGVMERGEVRGMQRRLEKQRVVEDVEQEGKQGERERERTMQRERQRYRETERERERYRESPKERERERLRETDGVRRSEGERERRREAEMGKDHHKRERERERRLREREREGGRYREREGKEGEREREREREGVRGRGRELDGRSEREGERERELSGRREGERDVTIERERRGGEWWVPEREWGEGERRGERERRREGRRESYTQSEGEGEKQRERWREEDRERHTQSEGEQEGEGSKERERKRQREGERQRYTTSQGKVERERESNRERRREGGRQRYTTSEGEGERERERWREGGRQRYTHSEGEGEGERERLREVERQIYTTSEGKVLGEKERERKREGGRQRYTTSEVEAEGERERERWRDGERHRYTHSEGEGEGERERKRRTDEGTQRYTHSDGEGEKWEGRTREGEKEEEECEQVRGCIVQEQLSVEDGFVTVSSGGEEEEEKGERDEGEREGEEEVLQEETFKDCMEFWEEPGGVSEREGGGERETERGQEERETETQRERDGGEEKEGEGEEQRQVKRKEEEDTRGERPKITVFCVIGQTQHRRSRKTLPPRGLEEELQPHREGVLVAGGVVGQGDACLEPCPSGPYSDTTEGQNNLGGDACWDTGGHNGTAERDSENCTGAPRESREETGSEREGERELGHRDSDAQRDRESERQTDHGELNTDRESTYSAERGRGGEEEGESQGTEGNRDRGQEMGGDTEVHREREGEGGAAGTEGERERERDTSYRDLYCIYHRQADTDSQGSDSQARSSSNANGNNSSINFNIDGNDSNRRCIGEMDTVSLIGQTHSNCEALVPEKEGERELEGERERDTDREREMQRDSERDTQTETDPEIHTKTEINTETHPQPETDRETHTQTEADRDTETHTQPETDTKRHTQLETDTERHTQLETDTERHTQPETDTERHTQPETDTERHTQLETDTERHTQLETDTERHTQPETDTERHTQPETDTERHTQPETDRDTETHTQPETDTKRHTQPETDTETHTQPETHTETHTQPETDTETDTERHTQPETDTERHTQLETDTERHTQPETDTETHSQIWIDRETDTQRDTERQTLTKTGTDTESDRDTESEPYLSFSKTPLSKATSCPSPSSPQPPLVAQEENCSFKVRGRRPGFRRAATSERERTGGGEEEEEEGGRDRRTRIFNLPDDEDALSFSWSEMELHDLHLKDVAGDLRKRNSKFFKANSQLYQQYSEVVLDREIFRQSRSDTFSEHSPPPIPRRTLNRPLPPLPPNVAPHPHSLSLSLPLPPNIPSVPQSSTSSSSHPSTRLSISLSGPPSLWQELPGVRDSMEFWELSEDRRKLQEVRFELVSSEASYARSLDIAVEHFLKNADLAALLSAQDRNWLFSRLSDVRTISHRFLAELEERVESDMLHFTVCDIIERHCPRFRRVYVPYLTNQEYQETTYQRLMETCPGFQRVLQALERSPVCQRLPLRSFLILPFQRITRLKLLVQNILKRTPPDSEEERQASKALKSLEKLIQNSNDSITQMKSIESLVSLSARVDFECRTLPLVSQSRRLIREGEVTEMRDFALRQTERSLYLHLFNDFLLLSYPKEGGRLTVFDHAPVSRVRMENCRVKLHSLQKNLFTLQLLQNSEGVSKTLLLRTATQSDKLRWISAISRPHPEIDYTAAQDLAQVQCLRSYVSHQPDELTLEKADLLLVHQQSMDGWVEGTRLSDGTRGWAPLSHLDPIGSHRARQRNLQDRHKIATATNMGPQH
- the arhgef5 gene encoding trichohyalin isoform X2, with protein sequence MGTKRYSWLLPGFLASLEDHHLLLKSISREPSPRGGARAARGENEGDRQVVMDRERKRERERERERERERERQRGVGETQRTRQRGGEVERERERQQKERHNVREREPEGRVTEQEREGRRQRQQQRERRRERGTEGGSTWTGRGVTTMDREGWREMERERGREGEASIVNTFPRTQKGDGVMERGEVRGMQRRLEKQRVVEDVEQEGKQGERERERTMQRERQRYRETERERERYRESPKERERERLRETDGVRRSEGERERRREAEMGKDHHKRERERERRLREREREGGRYREREGKEGEREREREREGVRGRGRELDGRSEREGERERELSGRREGERDVTIERERRGGEWWVPEREWGEGERRGERERRREGRRESYTQSEGEGEKQRERWREEDRERHTQSEGEQEGEGSKERERKRQREGERQRYTTSQGKVERERESNRERRREGGRQRYTTSEGEGERERERWREGGRQRYTHSEGEGEGERERLREVERQIYTTSEGKVLGEKERERKREGGRQRYTTSEVEAEGERERERWRDGERHRYTHSEGEGEGERERKRRTDEGTQRYTHSDGEGEKWEGRTREGEKEEEECEQVRGCIVQEQLSVEDGFVTVSSGGEEEEEKGERDEGEREGEEEVLQEETFKDCMEFWEEPGGVSEREGGGERETERGQEERETETQRERDGGEEKEGEGEEQRQVKRKEEEDTRGERPKITVFCVIGQTQHRRSRKTLPPRGLEEELQPHREGVLVAGGVVGQGDACLEPCPSGPYSDTTEGQNNLGGDACWDTGGHNGTAERDSENCTGAPRESREETGSEREGERELGHRDSDAQRDRESERQTDHGELNTDRESTYSAERGRGGEEEGESQGTEGNRDRGQEMGGDTEVHREREGEGGAAGTEGERERERDTSYRDLYCIYHRQADTDSQGSDSQARSSSNANGNNSSINFNIDGNDSNRRCIGEMDTVSLIGQTHSNCEALVPEKEGERELEGERERDTDREREMQRDSERDTQTETDPEIHTKTEINTETHPQPETDRETHTQTEADRDTETHTQPETDTKRHTQLETDTERHTQLETDTERHTQPETDTERHTQPETDTERHTQLETDTERHTQLETDTERHTQPETDTERHTQPETDTERHTQPETDRDTETHTQPETDTKRHTQPETDTETHTQPETHTETHTQPETDTETDTERHTQPETDTERHTQLETDTERHTQPETDTETHSQIWIDRETDTQRDTERQTLTKTGTDTESDRDTESEPYLSFSKTPLSKATSCPSPSSPQPPLVAQEENCSFKVRGRRPGFRRAATSERERTGGGEEEEEEGGRDRRTRIFNLPDDEDALSFSWSEMELHDLHLKDVAGDLRKRNSKFFKANSQLYQQYSEVVLDREIFRQSRSDTFSEHSPPPIPRRTLNRPLPPLPPNVAPHPHSLSLSLPLPPNIPSVPQSSTSSSSHPSTRLSISLSGPPSLWQELPGVRDSMEFWELSEDRRKLQEVRFELVSSEASYARSLDIAVEHFLKNADLAALLSAQDRNWLFSRLSDVRTISHRFLAELEERVESDMLHFTVCDIIERHCPRFRRVYVPYLTNQEYQETTYQRLMETCPGFQRVLQALERSPVCQRLPLRSFLILPFQRITRLKLLVQSRLKDSILAAMLSTVFMVSLTELFN